The Collimonas fungivorans Ter331 genome has a segment encoding these proteins:
- a CDS encoding carbohydrate ABC transporter permease translates to MNLQNKKFPWHIVVFLAPAVIIYSMFSALPLLDTLRLGFYTSNDAGVHSFVGLANYHTILFDSDWSKAFWNAMLNNVKFFAIHMLLQNPIGLLLATLFSLKGLRGARTYRTLIFLPTLLSVVIIGFIWQLILSPLWGVGEGLMTHVGLGDYFAPWLGQESTALLTLGLVSVWQYVGIPMMLIYAALLAVPEEVLEAAYAEGASSFRIFWQIKLPLILPTLGLVTILTFVANFNAFDLIYSVKGALAGPNYTTDILGTFFYRTFFGYQAQIGSPTMGAAVATLMFLVILLGVASYFYFVQRKLTRYEL, encoded by the coding sequence ATGAATCTTCAAAACAAGAAATTCCCTTGGCACATCGTGGTATTCCTGGCGCCAGCGGTCATCATCTATTCCATGTTCAGCGCACTGCCTTTACTGGATACCCTGCGCCTGGGCTTTTATACCAGCAACGACGCCGGCGTCCACAGCTTCGTCGGCCTCGCCAATTACCACACCATCCTGTTCGATTCCGACTGGTCCAAAGCGTTCTGGAACGCCATGCTGAACAACGTGAAATTCTTCGCGATCCACATGCTGCTGCAAAATCCGATCGGCCTGCTGCTGGCCACCCTGTTCAGCCTCAAGGGCCTGCGCGGCGCGCGCACTTACCGCACCCTGATTTTCCTGCCGACCCTGCTGTCGGTGGTGATCATCGGCTTCATCTGGCAGCTGATCCTGTCGCCGCTGTGGGGCGTCGGCGAAGGCTTGATGACGCATGTCGGCCTAGGCGACTATTTTGCGCCGTGGCTGGGACAGGAAAGCACCGCCTTGTTGACGCTCGGCCTGGTCTCGGTCTGGCAATACGTCGGCATCCCGATGATGCTGATCTACGCCGCCCTGCTCGCCGTGCCGGAAGAAGTGCTGGAAGCGGCCTATGCCGAAGGCGCCAGCTCGTTCCGCATCTTCTGGCAGATCAAGCTGCCGCTGATCCTGCCGACGCTGGGACTGGTGACCATCCTCACCTTCGTCGCCAACTTCAATGCCTTCGACCTGATCTATTCGGTCAAGGGCGCGCTGGCCGGTCCTAACTACACCACCGACATCCTGGGCACCTTCTTCTATCGCACCTTCTTCGGCTACCAGGCGCAGATCGGCAGCCCGACCATGGGTGCGGCGGTAGCCACCCTGATGTTCCTGGTGATCCTGCTCGGCGTCGCCAGCTATTTCTACTTCGTGCAGCGCAAGCTGACACGCTACGAACTGTAA
- a CDS encoding carbohydrate ABC transporter permease: MTSISSLSSATTSAPVVRQSRFANLGRIWVHVVLCAYAVIALFPIALIMINSIKSRDAIFDNPLAFPTPETFSLIGFEKVLHNTNFMLYFGNSLVVTLGSLVLIVLFGAMAGWALSEYKFRGNRLMALYLALGIMIPIRLGTVSILQLVVSLDLINTRTALILVYTAQGLPLAVMILSEFIRQIPKELKDAARCDGVGEFKIFFQIILPLIRPAIATVAVFTMIPAWNDLWFPLILAPSDETKTVTLGVQQFIGQYVTDWNSVLAALSLAVIPILVMYVIFSRQLIRGLTSGAVK, translated from the coding sequence ATGACATCGATTTCCTCGCTCTCTTCAGCCACCACCTCAGCGCCGGTGGTGCGCCAAAGCCGCTTCGCCAATCTGGGCCGCATCTGGGTCCATGTGGTGCTGTGCGCCTACGCCGTGATCGCGCTGTTTCCGATTGCGCTGATCATGATCAATTCGATCAAGTCGCGCGACGCCATCTTCGACAACCCGCTGGCGTTCCCGACGCCGGAGACGTTTTCCCTGATCGGCTTTGAAAAGGTGCTGCACAACACCAACTTCATGCTTTATTTCGGCAACAGCCTGGTGGTCACGCTCGGCTCGCTGGTCCTCATCGTGCTGTTCGGCGCCATGGCCGGCTGGGCGCTGTCGGAATACAAGTTCCGCGGCAACCGCCTGATGGCGCTGTACCTGGCGTTGGGCATCATGATCCCGATTCGGCTCGGCACCGTCTCCATCCTGCAGCTGGTGGTCAGCCTCGACCTGATCAACACTCGCACCGCGCTGATCCTGGTGTATACCGCGCAGGGCCTGCCGCTGGCGGTGATGATCCTGTCCGAATTCATCCGCCAGATTCCCAAGGAACTGAAAGATGCAGCACGCTGCGACGGCGTCGGCGAGTTCAAGATCTTCTTCCAGATCATCCTGCCGCTGATCCGCCCGGCGATCGCCACGGTTGCAGTGTTCACCATGATCCCGGCCTGGAACGACCTGTGGTTCCCGCTGATCCTGGCGCCCTCGGATGAAACCAAGACCGTCACCCTCGGCGTGCAGCAGTTCATCGGCCAGTACGTGACCGACTGGAATTCGGTATTGGCGGCGTTGTCGCTGGCCGTGATCCCGATCCTGGTCATGTACGTCATCTTCTCCCGGCAATTGATCCGCGGCCTGACTTCCGGCGCCGTCAAGTAA
- a CDS encoding ABC transporter ATP-binding protein, which produces MANVSVKQITKSYDGKQNVLADLNLEIKDGEFVVLVGPSGCGKSTLLRMLCGLESITSGELSIGDQVVNHLPPAERGIAMVFQSYALYPHMSVYKNMAFGLKIAGADKAAIDQRIRHAAGILKIDHLLDRLPRELSGGQRQRVAIGRAIVRKPKLFLFDEPLSNLDAALRVQTRLEIAKLHKQLEATIVYVTHDQVEAMTLGDKIVVMNDGYIQQAGSPLELYQRPQNLFVATFIGSPKMNLFNGTIAAVEADHLRIKLSSGQEIRADIAAGTAKAGDAVTVGLRPEHILENAHSGEVFSGKVSIVEHLGEANFIYVTLQDGQDLLVRGDGNNPVHIGDTVTLSAPSSAFHVFDAQGLALARLKPGNMISSKQ; this is translated from the coding sequence ATGGCAAACGTAAGCGTTAAACAAATCACCAAATCGTACGACGGCAAGCAGAACGTGCTGGCCGACCTCAACCTGGAAATCAAGGACGGCGAATTCGTGGTGCTGGTCGGCCCTTCCGGCTGCGGCAAATCCACCCTGCTGCGCATGCTGTGCGGGCTGGAATCGATCACCAGCGGCGAGCTGTCCATCGGCGACCAGGTAGTCAACCACCTGCCGCCGGCCGAACGCGGCATCGCCATGGTGTTCCAGAGCTACGCCTTGTATCCGCACATGAGCGTGTACAAGAACATGGCGTTCGGCCTGAAGATCGCCGGCGCCGACAAGGCCGCCATCGACCAGCGCATCCGCCACGCCGCCGGCATCCTCAAGATCGACCACCTGCTGGACCGCCTGCCGCGCGAACTGTCCGGCGGCCAGCGCCAGCGCGTGGCGATCGGCCGCGCCATCGTGCGCAAGCCGAAACTGTTCCTGTTCGACGAACCGCTGTCCAACCTGGATGCGGCGCTGCGGGTCCAGACCCGGCTCGAAATCGCCAAGCTGCACAAGCAGCTGGAAGCCACCATCGTCTATGTCACCCACGACCAGGTCGAAGCCATGACCCTGGGCGACAAGATCGTGGTGATGAACGATGGTTATATCCAGCAGGCAGGTTCGCCGCTGGAGCTGTACCAGCGTCCGCAAAACCTGTTTGTCGCGACTTTCATCGGCTCGCCGAAGATGAACCTGTTCAACGGCACGATCGCGGCGGTCGAAGCCGACCACCTGAGGATCAAGCTCAGCAGCGGCCAGGAAATCCGCGCCGACATCGCCGCCGGCACCGCCAAGGCCGGCGATGCCGTCACGGTTGGACTGCGCCCAGAACATATCCTGGAAAACGCGCATAGTGGTGAAGTATTCAGCGGCAAGGTCAGCATCGTTGAACATCTGGGCGAAGCCAACTTCATCTATGTGACGCTGCAGGACGGTCAGGATCTGCTGGTGCGCGGCGACGGCAACAATCCGGTGCATATCGGCGATACCGTCACGCTGTCGGCGCCGAGCAGCGCTTTCCACGTGTTCGATGCCCAAGGCCTGGCGTTGGCAAGGTTAAAACCTGGAAACATGATTTCATCCAAGCAATAA
- a CDS encoding BadF/BadG/BcrA/BcrD ATPase family protein has protein sequence MRLQKGVGVELKTAYEYLIGVDGGGTKTYIRVERPDGSHVADGSSGPSALMHGTSKAWCAIVTALDNAFQSAGISRPPYQAIAAGCGLSGINNPQWAAQFSAQNPGFGALATGTDAFTTLLGAHLGQAGVVVAIGTGSVGEVLLADGSRREVGGWGFQTGDEASGGWIGLRAANHVERALDGRVIPGSLARAIVRFCGGDDDAGTDFSSSQNRERVIAWVNSANQSIFAQLAPLVVAHAAQDEAALTILHKAGQEIAQIANALDPSQQLPIALCGGLAAPLQAYLPEPLKSRAITPRADAASGALLLLRQQLATESVGETI, from the coding sequence ATGCGCCTTCAAAAAGGCGTGGGGGTTGAGTTGAAAACAGCGTACGAATATCTGATCGGCGTCGACGGCGGCGGCACCAAGACCTATATCCGGGTCGAGCGCCCCGATGGCAGCCATGTCGCCGACGGCAGCAGCGGGCCGTCGGCGCTGATGCATGGCACCAGCAAGGCCTGGTGCGCCATTGTCACCGCGCTCGACAACGCATTCCAGAGCGCCGGCATCAGCCGCCCGCCGTACCAGGCGATCGCCGCCGGCTGCGGTTTGTCGGGCATCAACAATCCGCAATGGGCGGCGCAATTCAGCGCCCAGAACCCCGGTTTCGGCGCCCTCGCCACCGGCACCGATGCTTTCACCACCTTGCTCGGCGCGCACCTGGGGCAAGCCGGCGTCGTGGTCGCCATCGGCACCGGCAGCGTCGGTGAAGTCTTGCTGGCGGACGGCAGCCGCCGTGAAGTCGGCGGCTGGGGCTTCCAGACCGGCGACGAAGCCAGCGGCGGCTGGATCGGCCTGCGCGCCGCCAACCATGTCGAACGGGCGCTGGATGGCCGGGTTATCCCGGGTTCGCTGGCGCGCGCCATCGTGCGCTTCTGCGGCGGCGACGACGACGCCGGTACCGATTTCAGCAGCAGCCAGAACCGCGAGCGCGTGATTGCCTGGGTCAACAGCGCCAACCAAAGCATTTTTGCGCAGCTGGCGCCGCTGGTGGTGGCCCATGCAGCACAGGACGAGGCAGCGCTCACCATCTTGCACAAGGCGGGCCAGGAAATCGCCCAGATCGCCAACGCGCTCGATCCGTCCCAGCAATTGCCGATCGCCCTGTGCGGCGGCCTGGCCGCGCCGCTGCAAGCCTATTTGCCGGAACCGTTGAAATCGCGCGCGATCACGCCGCGCGCCGACGCCGCAAGCGGCGCACTGCTGCTGCTGCGCCAGCAGCTGGCAACAGAGTCAGTGGGAGAAACGATATGA
- the nagA gene encoding N-acetylglucosamine-6-phosphate deacetylase: protein MNDNTIQLQGNILTSDGWIAGSIGFSDMIAEIKGEAQEQTPASGDYILPGFIDLHVHGGGGKDIMEAGDAVHVVSRLHARHGTTSMLATTMTAPAEELEAALGAIGRACRGRRPGSARVLGAHLEGPYINPGKLGAQPDFAIAASLEQIDWLRSFAPLKLITIAPEINGHMQLVKTLSQLGMRVQIGHTLGTYEDGVAALKNGAAGFTHLFNAMSSFHHRQPGMAGAALAHAEYAELIPDLLHVHPGAIKTALRAIPRLYCVTDSTAASGMPDGEYMLGRQVVHKCLGGVRLGDGTLAGSTLTMDQALRNLVSLGLDLAEASLRVSTYPADYLGMQERGRLKEGCFADILVLDRRLKLKAVYVEGEKIDLVDA, encoded by the coding sequence ATGAACGACAACACAATACAACTGCAGGGCAACATCCTGACCAGCGACGGCTGGATCGCCGGCAGCATCGGCTTCAGCGACATGATCGCCGAGATCAAGGGTGAGGCGCAAGAACAGACGCCGGCCAGCGGCGACTACATTTTGCCCGGTTTCATCGACCTCCACGTCCACGGCGGCGGCGGCAAGGACATCATGGAAGCCGGCGACGCCGTGCACGTGGTGTCGCGCCTGCACGCCCGGCATGGCACCACCAGCATGCTGGCCACCACCATGACCGCGCCGGCGGAAGAACTGGAAGCGGCGCTTGGCGCAATCGGCCGCGCCTGCCGCGGCCGCCGTCCAGGCAGCGCCAGGGTGCTGGGCGCACATCTGGAAGGGCCTTACATCAATCCCGGAAAACTCGGCGCGCAGCCGGATTTCGCGATTGCCGCGAGCCTGGAACAGATCGACTGGCTGCGCAGCTTCGCGCCGTTGAAACTGATCACCATCGCGCCCGAAATCAACGGCCACATGCAGCTGGTGAAAACCCTGTCCCAGCTCGGCATGCGGGTGCAGATCGGCCATACCCTGGGCACTTATGAAGATGGCGTTGCGGCCCTGAAAAACGGCGCGGCCGGGTTTACCCACCTGTTCAACGCCATGAGCTCCTTCCATCACCGCCAGCCGGGCATGGCCGGCGCCGCCCTGGCCCATGCCGAATACGCGGAACTGATCCCGGACCTGCTGCACGTCCATCCAGGCGCCATCAAGACCGCGCTGCGGGCGATTCCGCGCCTGTACTGCGTCACCGATTCCACCGCCGCGTCCGGCATGCCGGACGGCGAATACATGCTGGGCCGCCAGGTAGTCCACAAATGCCTGGGCGGCGTGCGCCTGGGCGACGGCACCCTGGCCGGCAGCACCCTGACCATGGACCAGGCCCTGCGCAACCTGGTCTCGCTCGGCCTCGACCTGGCCGAGGCGTCGCTGCGCGTCTCCACCTACCCTGCCGACTATCTCGGCATGCAGGAACGCGGCCGCCTCAAGGAAGGCTGTTTCGCCGACATCCTGGTGCTGGACCGCCGGCTCAAACTCAAAGCCGTTTATGTAGAAGGAGAAAAAATTGACCTCGTTGATGCTTAA
- a CDS encoding SIS domain-containing protein yields MLKEARSAAEHVALQLSQDRDRYAELGQRLRAAPPSTILTVARGSSDHAANYCAYLIMARLGRIVASLPLSLVTLNKAPLIARDALAIAISQSGQSPDVIEPIRYFRDSGATTVALVNDVASPLASSAEWTLPLHAGAELSVAATKSFIASLVAAARLAAHWQDDATFLAAIDALPQALTAATQLDWTPAIDVLAPSSRIMVVGRGISLPLALESALKFKETSAIQAEAFSGAEIKHGPMALIDEGYPLLIFATRGPTQAGLLKLAEEMRGRGAKVLLAAPDDVAARDLTLPIAATPDLDPIVAIQAFYVMAAQLAVARGMDPDQPRHLSKVTKTE; encoded by the coding sequence ATGCTTAAGGAAGCCCGCTCGGCGGCAGAACATGTCGCCTTGCAGCTCAGCCAGGACCGCGACCGCTATGCAGAGCTGGGGCAACGCCTGCGGGCCGCGCCGCCCTCGACCATCCTGACGGTGGCGCGCGGCAGCTCCGACCATGCCGCCAACTACTGCGCCTACCTGATCATGGCGCGCCTGGGCCGCATCGTCGCCTCGCTGCCGCTGTCGCTGGTGACCCTGAACAAAGCGCCGCTGATCGCGCGCGACGCGCTCGCCATCGCCATTTCACAGTCCGGCCAGAGCCCTGACGTGATCGAACCTATCCGCTATTTCCGCGACAGCGGCGCCACTACCGTAGCGCTGGTGAACGACGTCGCATCGCCATTGGCAAGCAGCGCCGAATGGACCCTGCCCCTGCACGCCGGCGCCGAACTCAGCGTGGCCGCCACCAAAAGCTTTATCGCCAGCCTGGTGGCTGCCGCCAGGCTCGCCGCGCACTGGCAGGACGATGCCACCTTCCTGGCCGCCATCGACGCCCTGCCGCAAGCGCTGACCGCGGCCACCCAGCTGGACTGGACGCCGGCCATCGACGTACTGGCGCCTTCCTCGCGCATCATGGTGGTCGGGCGCGGCATCAGCTTGCCGCTGGCGCTGGAATCGGCCTTGAAGTTCAAGGAAACCTCGGCGATCCAGGCGGAAGCCTTCAGCGGCGCCGAAATCAAGCATGGCCCGATGGCCTTGATTGACGAAGGTTATCCTTTGCTGATCTTCGCCACGCGCGGGCCGACCCAGGCCGGCCTGCTCAAGCTGGCCGAGGAAATGCGCGGCCGCGGCGCCAAGGTATTGCTGGCGGCGCCGGACGACGTAGCTGCACGCGACCTGACCTTGCCAATAGCAGCAACGCCGGATCTCGACCCGATCGTGGCGATCCAGGCGTTCTACGTAATGGCGGCGCAGCTGGCAGTGGCGCGCGGCATGGATCCGGACCAGCCGCGGCATCTGAGCAAAGTCACCAAGACCGAATAA
- a CDS encoding Gfo/Idh/MocA family protein: protein MQQPIRWGILGTGKIARAFAAGLRDVPDAVLPAVASRSSGSADAFGREFDIPHRHASYQALADDPQVDVIYIATPHSMHAENAIMCLAAGKHVLCEKPFTMNRREAEQVIALARRNKRFLLEAMWSRFLPGMAEARRIVASGEIGKVRQVQSDFSFVGAFGPEHRLYNPELGGGALLDIGIYPLSISTFFLGPVDAVQSIAEIGTTGVDEQTAFSMRHRGGGLSSCVCSTRVAGPVEMTISGELGYLRLHTNFHLGASLTITLANGSTRSQQCPFIGNGYAHEAIEVMRCLRAGLLESPFMTHDETLAQMAVLDTIRAQIGVNYPADRA, encoded by the coding sequence ATGCAACAACCCATCCGCTGGGGCATTCTCGGCACCGGAAAAATCGCCCGGGCTTTTGCCGCCGGCCTGCGCGACGTTCCGGACGCCGTCCTGCCGGCGGTGGCGTCGCGCAGCAGCGGCAGCGCCGATGCCTTCGGCCGTGAATTCGATATACCGCACCGCCACGCCTCATACCAGGCGCTGGCAGACGATCCGCAAGTCGATGTGATCTACATCGCCACGCCGCACTCCATGCACGCCGAAAATGCCATCATGTGCCTGGCAGCCGGCAAGCATGTGCTGTGCGAAAAACCGTTCACCATGAATCGGCGCGAAGCGGAACAGGTGATCGCGCTAGCGCGCCGCAACAAGCGTTTCCTGCTGGAGGCGATGTGGTCGCGTTTCCTGCCTGGCATGGCCGAAGCCAGGCGCATCGTCGCCAGCGGCGAAATCGGCAAGGTGCGCCAGGTGCAGTCGGATTTCAGCTTTGTCGGCGCTTTCGGTCCCGAACACCGCTTGTACAATCCCGAACTCGGCGGCGGCGCGCTGCTCGACATCGGCATTTATCCTTTATCGATCTCAACTTTTTTCCTCGGCCCGGTCGACGCCGTGCAATCGATTGCCGAAATCGGCACCACCGGCGTCGACGAGCAAACCGCGTTTTCCATGCGCCATCGCGGCGGCGGACTGTCTTCCTGCGTCTGCAGCACCCGCGTCGCCGGTCCGGTCGAGATGACCATCTCCGGCGAGCTGGGCTACCTGCGCCTGCATACGAATTTCCACCTGGGTGCCAGCCTGACGATCACACTGGCGAACGGCAGCACGCGCAGCCAGCAATGCCCGTTCATCGGCAACGGTTATGCACACGAAGCGATCGAGGTAATGCGCTGCCTGCGCGCCGGCCTGCTTGAAAGCCCGTTCATGACGCATGACGAGACGCTGGCGCAGATGGCCGTTCTCGATACGATACGCGCGCAAATCGGCGTGAACTACCCTGCCGACCGCGCCTGA
- a CDS encoding flavin reductase family protein → MQNIQAVELAKAYRLLNHGPTTIVTSAHGGVSNVMAAAWAMPLDFDPPKVLLVIDSSTLTRELVEASGEFALNIPTRALAETTLAVGSSSGRDGDKFAALDIATFPSEKIAAPLMSGCLAWLECKVIPELHNQQRYDLFVAEVVAAWADAAAFSAGRWHFPADDQRSLHYLSGGAFFATGEAFNVELKP, encoded by the coding sequence ATGCAGAATATTCAGGCAGTAGAACTAGCCAAGGCCTATCGCCTGCTCAATCACGGCCCGACCACGATCGTCACCAGCGCCCATGGCGGCGTCAGCAACGTGATGGCGGCAGCCTGGGCGATGCCGCTCGATTTCGATCCGCCCAAGGTCTTGCTGGTGATCGACAGCAGCACCCTGACCCGCGAACTGGTGGAAGCCTCGGGCGAATTCGCCCTGAATATCCCGACCCGGGCGCTGGCCGAAACCACGCTCGCAGTGGGATCGAGCTCGGGACGCGACGGCGACAAATTCGCCGCGCTCGATATCGCCACATTTCCCTCGGAGAAAATTGCCGCGCCGCTGATGTCGGGCTGCCTGGCCTGGCTGGAATGCAAGGTGATTCCGGAATTGCACAACCAGCAGCGCTACGACCTGTTCGTCGCCGAGGTGGTGGCTGCCTGGGCCGATGCTGCAGCGTTTTCGGCGGGCCGCTGGCATTTCCCGGCCGACGACCAGCGCTCGCTGCACTACCTGTCCGGCGGCGCCTTTTTTGCCACCGGCGAGGCATTCAATGTCGAGCTGAAGCCGTAA
- a CDS encoding SDR family oxidoreductase: MATTKKVALVTGAGSGIGKHIALALLRNDYSVVLAGRRVAALEETVAAAGASGVHALPVSADVSDPASVRALFEKTRERFGRLDLLFNNAGIFTKSASLEDVDFAQWKASVDVNLSGAFLCTQEAFRIMKTQTPGGGRIINNGSISAHVPRPNSVAYTATKHAITGLTKSTSLDGRKYNIACGQIDIGNAATDMTEKMEKGILQASGQVAVEPTMSVENVANAVLYMASLPLDANVQFMTVMATNMPFIGRG, from the coding sequence ATGGCAACAACGAAAAAAGTCGCGCTGGTCACAGGCGCAGGTTCCGGCATCGGCAAGCATATCGCTCTGGCCTTGCTGCGCAACGATTACAGCGTGGTGCTGGCGGGCCGGCGTGTAGCCGCGCTGGAGGAAACGGTTGCCGCCGCCGGGGCATCGGGTGTACACGCCTTGCCGGTATCTGCCGACGTCAGCGATCCGGCATCGGTCAGGGCCTTGTTCGAAAAAACCAGGGAGCGGTTCGGCCGGCTTGACCTGTTGTTCAACAATGCCGGCATCTTTACCAAATCGGCGTCGCTGGAAGATGTCGATTTTGCGCAATGGAAGGCATCGGTCGATGTCAACCTGAGCGGCGCTTTCCTGTGCACGCAAGAGGCGTTCCGCATCATGAAGACGCAAACGCCGGGCGGCGGCCGCATCATCAACAACGGTTCGATCTCGGCCCATGTGCCGCGGCCGAACTCGGTCGCCTATACGGCGACCAAGCATGCCATCACCGGCCTCACCAAGTCGACTTCGCTGGACGGCCGCAAATACAATATCGCCTGCGGCCAGATCGATATCGGCAACGCCGCTACCGACATGACCGAAAAGATGGAGAAAGGCATCCTGCAAGCCAGCGGCCAGGTTGCGGTGGAGCCGACCATGTCGGTGGAAAACGTCGCCAATGCAGTGCTGTACATGGCGAGTTTGCCGCTGGATGCGAACGTTCAGTTCATGACGGTGATGGCGACCAACATGCCGTTCATCGGGCGCGGCTGA
- a CDS encoding ABC transporter substrate-binding protein, which produces MKSFAILLTGLTLLSGLAHADKLDDIKKAGVLRVATFDGNPPFGFVDQKTNKLIGLDVDYANEVAKKLGVKVELVPTNPANRIPLLTSGKVDVVFANFTINAERAQVIDFSIPYFASGQQFLAKKGVLKSATQIPELRIGTDKGTTMETTLREKYPAAKVVLYDDTPFALAALRNGNVQAITQDGSKLIALLANIPDKEKYEIPAFAISEEYEGVGVPKGETRLVNTLNDTLREFEKNGTALKIYDKWFGPNSKSPLPRLFRIGDTKLSQN; this is translated from the coding sequence ATGAAATCATTCGCCATCTTACTCACCGGCCTGACGCTGCTGTCGGGCCTGGCCCATGCCGACAAGCTGGACGACATCAAGAAAGCCGGCGTGCTGCGTGTCGCTACCTTCGACGGCAATCCGCCGTTCGGTTTTGTCGACCAGAAAACCAACAAGCTCATCGGCCTCGATGTCGACTACGCCAACGAAGTCGCCAAAAAGCTCGGCGTCAAGGTCGAACTGGTGCCGACCAACCCGGCCAACCGCATCCCTTTACTGACGTCCGGCAAGGTCGACGTCGTGTTCGCCAACTTCACCATCAACGCCGAGCGCGCCCAGGTGATCGATTTCAGCATTCCTTACTTTGCATCGGGCCAGCAATTCCTAGCGAAAAAAGGCGTGCTGAAGAGCGCCACGCAGATTCCCGAGCTGCGCATAGGCACCGACAAGGGCACCACCATGGAAACCACCTTGCGCGAGAAATACCCGGCCGCCAAGGTTGTCCTGTACGACGACACCCCGTTTGCATTGGCCGCCCTGCGCAACGGCAACGTCCAGGCGATTACCCAGGACGGTTCGAAGCTGATCGCGCTGCTGGCGAACATCCCGGACAAGGAAAAATATGAAATCCCGGCGTTCGCCATTTCCGAGGAATACGAAGGCGTCGGCGTACCCAAGGGCGAAACGCGCCTGGTCAATACGCTCAACGATACCCTGCGCGAATTCGAGAAAAACGGCACCGCCCTCAAGATCTACGACAAGTGGTTCGGCCCCAACAGCAAATCGCCGCTGCCGCGCCTGTTCAGGATCGGCGACACCAAGTTGAGCCAGAACTGA
- a CDS encoding amino acid ABC transporter permease, producing MTEFQTILGQMLAPKYLGWLVDGLWMTLLLSAVVAVFSTLLGIVIAAARSSRQPWLVLPARGFLSVFRNTPLLVQLFFWYFGVSSLLPEASVEWLNTVHSVALGPYLKLTWPSFELLCAIFGLSLYSAAYVSEEIRAGMRGVAEAQRLAAAALGLNRWQGLRYVILPQAVRIALPPLLGQYMNIVKNTSLTMAIGLAELSYTSRQVEAQTFKTFQAFGVATLFYIAAIALIESLGQLIQRRQRLAGGTQR from the coding sequence ATGACTGAGTTTCAAACGATCCTGGGGCAAATGCTTGCCCCCAAATACCTCGGCTGGCTGGTCGACGGCCTGTGGATGACGCTGCTGCTGTCCGCCGTGGTCGCCGTTTTTTCCACCTTGCTGGGCATTGTCATCGCCGCCGCACGCTCCAGCCGGCAGCCCTGGCTAGTCCTGCCGGCTCGCGGCTTCCTTTCTGTCTTTCGCAATACGCCGCTGCTGGTGCAGCTGTTTTTCTGGTATTTCGGCGTTTCCAGCCTGCTGCCGGAAGCTTCGGTGGAATGGCTCAATACGGTGCACAGCGTGGCGCTGGGACCTTACCTGAAATTGACATGGCCATCGTTCGAGCTGCTCTGTGCAATCTTCGGCCTGAGCCTGTATTCCGCAGCTTACGTCAGCGAAGAAATCCGCGCCGGCATGCGCGGCGTTGCCGAAGCACAGCGGCTGGCCGCTGCCGCCCTCGGCCTGAACCGCTGGCAGGGATTGCGCTACGTGATCCTGCCGCAAGCAGTGCGCATTGCGCTGCCGCCCTTGCTCGGCCAGTACATGAATATCGTCAAGAATACCTCATTGACCATGGCCATCGGCCTGGCGGAACTGTCTTACACCTCGCGCCAGGTGGAGGCGCAAACCTTCAAGACTTTCCAGGCTTTCGGCGTGGCGACCTTGTTCTACATCGCCGCCATCGCGCTGATTGAAAGCTTGGGCCAGCTGATCCAGCGCCGACAGCGGCTTGCCGGCGGGACGCAGCGATGA